TTGGCTTTTCTTACCTAAATTTTTAATAAAAGAAAAGCGCCGCTTAATAAACCAAAATATATGAAACCGGTAAACTAATCATAAAAGGAATTTTTGGTAAAAAAAGCGCCGCTTAATAAACTGCATTAAAAAAATATGTTATTGCTGCTTATTTTATTTTCTTACTCAATTCGTCAATTTTAGCTTCCAATTTTTGAATTTTTTTAGTTAATTCATCAATATCGTAAGTAGTGGCAAAGTTCATTTCGTCTAAAAGTATATCCGATACCTTTTCTTTTAGCCCGTGCAAAATAATGGAAGATTCATGCGTAACTATATCGATGATTTGTTCTGCCGATTCTTTACTTTCTTCGTCGGAAATATCAACATAATCGTCTAATTTTTCTTGCGCGATAATCGAAAATCCCTTTAACGCTTTTAGGATTAAATCTATACTTTCAGACATATCTATTTTCCTTCCTTTTAATTTTTATATAATTTATTTTAATTTATTTTGTTTAATTTTAGACATTACCGCTCTGAAAGAAATATTATGTCTTGAAAAACCCATTTCCGCATAGCTGCCGCCAAGCGCAACACCTATCAGCTGCGGCAGATGTAATACCGGAAGCGATAATTTCTTGTTTATATTCATAGCCGCCACACCTTGATATGTGTCTAAACTCAGATGGCATAAAGGGCACGGCGTAACCATGACATCTGCCTTGTTTTGCTGCGCCTCATAAATAGCATTTCCTGCCAAAGAAGTGGAAGTAACCTCGTTAACGAGTATAGTCTGAAATCCGCAGCATTTAGTTCTTCTTATATAAGAAACAGGCTCAGCGCCTAAAGCCTTTATCAATTCTTCAAATCCCGACGGGTTTTCAACATCGTCAAACTTGACAACGCTGCTTGGTCTCAATATGTGACATCCGTAAAAAGGAGCTACTTTAACACCGTCTAAAGTATAGGTAACGGCTTGTTTCAGTTTATCCAATCCTATTTCATCCCTGATTATGTAAAGCAAATGCTTAACTTTAACAGTACCGCTATATTTAAGCCCTATCTTGGAAAGATATGCATTCGTTTTTTCTAAGGATTCAGGATTATTTATAAGTTCTTCATTGACTTCGCTTAATGTTAAAGTACAGGTATTACACACGGTTAAAATATCATATCCTAACTTTTCAGCCAAAGCTAACGTTCTTCCATTGATATATAATTTTAAATTATGGTCAAATCCATCTACTACGCCTCCGCCGCAACAGGACGCCTCAGGCATATCAATTAAATTAATGCCAAGTTTTTTTGCAATAAACCTTGTAGAGTTATCTAACTCTTTTCCGCTTTCCTGCGCAACGCAGCCGGGATAGTATGCGTAATTAATCATGTTTTTCCTCCAGATTTAAGTCTTTAAAGGCCACTCTGATATCTTCCATATCTTTTATAAGTTTAAGTCTGAGAGGAGGCATCTTGCCTTTAAGTCCGGCGCCTATAGCAACAGGCAGGTCGTTTAAAATACCCGATATACCGACTGAATCTACCGCTACTTTGATTTCATCAAGTCTTCCCGTTTCCTGAATAGACCTTGCAATTCCGATAATATGTTTTGCGCCTTTAGAAAAAGTTATGGAGTTTTTAATAGCTTTTTCGTGCATTCTGACAATCACTTTAACGGGCGAAATTCCTTTAGGGCAGAATTCCTCGCATGCTTGACAATGAACGCAGTCAAACATTCCTGCCGGTTTTGACCCGTTCACAAGCCGAGAACCGTTTTTATCATTATCTCTCGGGTCTTCGCTATATCTGTATAATTTAGCAAGAGCGGCAGGTCCTAAATATTTTGAATTTGCTACAACGCCTCCGCATTCAGAATAGCAGCATTCGCACAATATACAATTGGGGGTATCGTTGTTTCCCGTTAAATTTTGAAACTCAGTTTTATAATATACAGGCTGTTTGATTTTTTCGCCTTCTTTCAATGCTTTGAAATCATCGTCTATATGGTCTGTTTTACCAAGCAGATATGGCTTAATTTCTTTAATTTTATCAAAAAAGGTTTCCTGGTCAACTATGAGGTCTCTTATTATAGGCATATTACCAAGAGGGTCCACTTTTATGACGCCGAATTTTTCAATTTCTGCGCTTACCTGCGTTTTGCACGCAAGTTTGGTAATACCGTTTATTTTCATTGCGCATGAACCGCAAATAGCGCTTCTGCATGACCTCCTGAAACTTAACGTTCCGTCAATCTCCGCCTTAACCTTCATTAACGCGTTTAAAACCGTCATACCCGGAAAATCATTAAGTACATATTCCTTATAATACGGCTTTTCGTCAATCTCAGGATTAAATCTATAACTTTTAACTGTGAACTCCATTATTTGCGACTCCTTAAGCTATAATCTCCGATTAGTATCGATTAGTATCTATGTTATTATATTAGATGACGCAAGCTATGTCTGCGTATCCATAATTTTTTACGACTCGAATTTTTTTTTATAACCTGTTAATACGTTCTCGGCTGCGGTTTGAACTTTGTAATTTTTACAGGACTGAAATCAAAATCAATTCCGCCGCTTGCATTTAATTT
This genomic stretch from Candidatus Acididesulfobacter guangdongensis harbors:
- a CDS encoding heterodisulfide reductase subunit B; its protein translation is MINYAYYPGCVAQESGKELDNSTRFIAKKLGINLIDMPEASCCGGGVVDGFDHNLKLYINGRTLALAEKLGYDILTVCNTCTLTLSEVNEELINNPESLEKTNAYLSKIGLKYSGTVKVKHLLYIIRDEIGLDKLKQAVTYTLDGVKVAPFYGCHILRPSSVVKFDDVENPSGFEELIKALGAEPVSYIRRTKCCGFQTILVNEVTSTSLAGNAIYEAQQNKADVMVTPCPLCHLSLDTYQGVAAMNINKKLSLPVLHLPQLIGVALGGSYAEMGFSRHNISFRAVMSKIKQNKLK
- a CDS encoding succinate dehydrogenase/fumarate reductase iron-sulfur subunit; this encodes MEFTVKSYRFNPEIDEKPYYKEYVLNDFPGMTVLNALMKVKAEIDGTLSFRRSCRSAICGSCAMKINGITKLACKTQVSAEIEKFGVIKVDPLGNMPIIRDLIVDQETFFDKIKEIKPYLLGKTDHIDDDFKALKEGEKIKQPVYYKTEFQNLTGNNDTPNCILCECCYSECGGVVANSKYLGPAALAKLYRYSEDPRDNDKNGSRLVNGSKPAGMFDCVHCQACEEFCPKGISPVKVIVRMHEKAIKNSITFSKGAKHIIGIARSIQETGRLDEIKVAVDSVGISGILNDLPVAIGAGLKGKMPPLRLKLIKDMEDIRVAFKDLNLEEKHD